The Manihot esculenta cultivar AM560-2 chromosome 8, M.esculenta_v8, whole genome shotgun sequence genomic interval GGTGAAATAAGTGGCCCTCAGTTTGTGTCTGGGAACCTCTAGAGCTCTCAACTCATGTTGGAGGCTTACCACTTCCCTTGGGCAGCATGATCCTGGTAATTGCCTAATTGCTAATGCACATGTAATAGAGGGATGAGGAACTAGATTTATGTCATCCAAATATGACATAGACGAAGCAGTTAATTGAGCCCAAACAACCAATGTAAATTTCATAAGTGAATAATAGGAACTAGCATACAGGTTTATACCTAGAAGATAAcattaattgagaaatggacGTTGGACAGAACAAAGCGACttgcgaaaaaaaaaaaaaaaagagtgaagGCACTTTCATACATTCCACAATGCCATCTGATATTGGTAACAAACAGGGTGCAACAAGTCATTTGGGCAAAAAAGGCATAAGAACATTTCATTTCAAACAGAGTATCAATCATTGATCAATGAGTTAATATAGAGATCATTCTTATTTGACTCTTTCAAGCAATGATAAGACATTTGCCATTGCTTTTTAATTGCAATTGTTCTGATATAACGTGCTTCACTCAACACTCAATCTATGCGGGAGTATTTTGTGGTTTCTATTAGCATCATCATCCTTTCCCGAGAAATGCTGGGGTGATTGGGTGAAAGGCCCTACTCATCCACAGTTTATGCATTTCTAAAGACTAAGCTAACAATCCAGTGGCATCCAGATTGCTATATGCCTTGTATGTGAGCACTTTATAACAGGTTCCTATGTACAATCACTCATGCAAACAGCCACTTGATATGAGTGCATGAACAATTACAAGTGAATCTCTATCATCTGCTGATTACTTAATAAGAAGAGAGCATTCAAGGTATAAATTCAAGACCACCTGGTCTAAGAGTTAAAAATATACCACCAATCCCAAAGGCCTCAGCTTTTAGGAAGCAGCCAGTTTTATTAAGTTAATCGATTATCCCCTCAAGCATGGAGCCAAATTTTCACCTCCCTTAATGAATTCGAACACATGGAAACCAGAAGGCTGGGTCTCCCAGCCTGGGTGATTAGGGTGACCAAGGATCTCTTGCATTACTCTAGTAAAGAATCAGTTGGTTGCATACAGTTTACATATACTTCATCATTAAAGAAAAGCAAAGTTGCATGTAGCTTAACAGCATTCCATGGAAATATGGGAATGATGGTATTTATAGATTGTTATGAGAAAAATAGTGTATGACAGATAACAGATAAACTCACGAGCAAACAAGTTAAAGGAGGTGAAATTTTGAGTGATGCCTACCTGCCTAGCAATTACATTACTCTGCTCACGAATAAAACCCACAGGCTGCAAAAGGAACACAGATGATTCAAGGCATACAAGGAGTCAACGACAATCATCCTGTTAGAacatagtttaatttatggaaGGATAAGGGAACAAATAATTACTCACAGCCTGGGGGTAGCACACATCTACTACTGCATAACGGTTTTcctgcaaaacacaaaaataaaatCAGTATTAGTTAGAACCAATTAGCTCTTTACAACATAACCAAATTTTGTAACAGCAGTACGGTTGAGACAATGAAAGAGAAAAATGTAACCCTGCTGAGAAAAACCACATACAAATACAGCTTCACAGCTCCAACCATCCAATTCCAACCAGAAAATCAACCATTGGAGCTCTTACATTCCttctaatatttaatattttcatttataacTTGTGTAAAATGAGTAAAATACAGAAATAAAGTTCCagaaatgcaaaagaaaaaaaaacagataGAAAATAAAACCTTTTCTGTTATCTCCTAATCACAGGCATATTTGGAAAAGTATATCTAAACTTTAAAAACTACAGTTCTTTCTTCTTTCGAGGAGTGTTCCAAAAGTGTAATACTACTGCTTATAGAATTTGTCATCTCTTTTTATCACAAAATGGCTAATAAGTTAAATATGGATTCCACTTTCCACACCTTAAATTACTCTCATTTCAAAAATCTATAAAAACCTTAACTCTAAATTCAAATAGACCAAGAATTTTCTCcttaacatcacatatcattgaAAGATAGTTACAATATACTAAACATGGTGCATACTAAAACCAGGTTAGAGTATATCTATGTGGTATTGGCAATGATACATTTAAAACAAGAGTAGAGGTGACAAGAAGATGTTAAATGCAACATCAGACAAATAAAGCTTCATTTGCATTCTTCAGCAATACTTCAAAGTTAGAGTGTAGTAAGCATCAAGCAATCTAACAACAATTAACTGATGAcagtttcataatttttgaataAGTGGAGGAGCCAAATACTGACAACTCAGATGATTCAAGcaaaaagtagaaaaaaaaaagtatttgaaGTTAAACACAATAAATTACACAAGTCAAATACTTCGCCAGTGTCAAACAAAATGCTTCACTTAAATACATACCCATGGTATGCAATCAGATTAGCATTTGAATGAGGAAAAAAGCTGGAGTAGGGAAAGATCACCTGCTCAAAACCAAGTACTAGATTCGCCCACTCTATATCCCTAGTAATCAGCAAGTTGGACCTAGCAAGCAGAGGAGCAACCAGGGCCTGTAAAATTGAAGGAATAGAGAGGAAGTCAGTTATATGAACTTATGAAACCAGCCAAAGTTTCTCCGTTAGAGCTCATAAACCCAATTGCATTCAGCAGATACTTCATCTATATTTCTTTGAGGTTGACACTTGAGAGTCACAACTCCCACATTCTGAGGAAGAAATCCATTTTCTTTTTGAGAGAGATCAGAAATGAGCAAGTTATAACTAGAACTTAAAATGGGGAAACACAGAGGATACTGGCTGTATGGCCTGAATTGCGTGATGCTCCTTGCACCTCTGGTGTTCTTTAATAAATATGGGAGAAAATTATTCAGAGTTATGTCTTTGGAAGCCTTCATCATCCACTTCACGTTCAAAAACAATGGTTAAAGTTAAAGGCCAGACCTGCTTGTGATTTGTCTATGTTGCTTGAGTAATACACacacattaaaattaatttaagaggAAACATTTAACAATTACTTATCACTATTAATTGAAGAAGCATTGCACATATTCTAGATGAAGCAGTCGAGCCCTGACATGCATGGCCAACCTTTGAGTTACAACTTACAACTCTTATATACTCAAGCTATTCCCCTCTATTTGCCTTATACTAAAAGCAGTTGTGCAACAGAGAAATTATTATAAAGTAAATGGTATATTGTGACAAAACAATCCAGCAGCAAAACAAAGAATTAAACTCACTTCCTCTGGAGAAGATGGCTTCAGAAAACCAGAGACGGATTGGCTAGGAGGTGGTTGCTTCAGGACTGTTTCACCATGGTCACAAGATCTTTCTTCTGTCCAAGTTCCATCCGAAAATTGTCTTCCAGTTGGATTTAAGAACCATCGGTGCCGATTATGTGGCATATTACCATAACAGCCATTCCTTCTActtttctttctagttttttccAATTTCCTCTCTGCAATCCAAAGCTGGGCAAGGAAATCTCTACTCAAGTGAGGATCATTCTCCAGACCATGTGCATATCCGCGAGAGGCACTCATTCTGCCCTGTTTCAACCAAAGGGAACTTGTAGGAGATAGCCTATATTTGACTAACATATTACTTCCTAAAATCAGCCTTTGCAGAGAATCCACATCTGCAGCCCACAAACCATCGTTTTCTGCCGGTAACCATCCTCTCTGAAGCTGCAAACAATGGAGACTTCGAGCCCTTCCAATGCTAGGAATACCATTTTGATGCTTACTAAACCAGGAAACCCCATGATCGGAGAGTGTGAATTTGTTAGCCTCGGCAAAAAAACGACAACGCTTTATCCAACTCATCTAAAATCAACCGTAACAATGCCTACACAAATCAAAATATAGTAGAGTATTAAATTTCTCATCGATATCTCATTGAATTAAGCATTAACAATATATTTACTATCGTTTTCCTTCGATTTCCCACCAACCAAACAGAAAAACACCAGAAAGTGATAAAGAATACAATTGGAACAGAAATTATTTGTGGAATCATAAAGCAGTAGTACTCACAAGAAACAAGAGGAAGTATGCTTACTGCTTTTTTCTCTGAGCTGTGTGTGCTGTACTCCCTCTTCTTCCTCTCTCGGCTTCTCGGAAAATCTTTTGATGGGCGTAAATCTGGTGTGGGTGTCACCATCGCCCGCTTTTAAAACAGCCAAcgggttttgttttttttttattattatttttcattttagatGATTCTACGACAAGTCGTTTTCTCTATACGACGTTTTCTTACCTAAAGTACGCAACTCCAGCTCTACTGAGTACTGATGACAAAGGGCTCCAACAACTACAGCAACTACTTTCAATGAAGGAGATGCTAGAATCAAAATTAGCATAGAGAGCTCCAACAAAGAGAGAGAAGGGAGAAGGTATGAAAGAAGAGCAAAAGTGTAAAGGAAACATTGAGGAGGGTTTGCGTTTTCTTCCTGTTGTCGTTTCTTGTCTTGGTTTAATAAAAGTTTTGTTTTGGTTGTATGAGGCTCCTTGGTGCTTCTCGGCAGAGAAAGCCTGTAGCCGATGTTGAACCCGCTTAATCTCGATTGCTCATTATCAGTCGGTATAATTTTGTTGCTTTGCGGTTCCCGTATTTATAGGTGAGGTTTGCTTTACTAACCTACGGTGTTTGTTGTTGTGCATCTTTTtgatattaataagatggttgttgtgcttttattttttcttttgatattattgttttatttgCTATTAGCAAGTTCCTGATGGTTCATGCTGATCATGTGTCGTCGAGAGGATTTTTATATACATGATTATCGACAACTCGAGATCATATTGTTTGTATCCAATAAGTACTATTCGTACAAGAGCTCTGCCACATCTCTTTTTTATCGGTGGTTAAATGGTTTCATATAGTTTTTGTgaatttgctttgattttttttttctatcctaatattatgaatgttttaaattttttttagggTTAGTGTTTATTTGTATGTATTGTATTGAAAGCTCTGCCACATCTCTTTTTTATCGATGGTTTGATATAGTTTTTGTGAATAGTTTTTGTgaatttgctttgatttttttttttattctaatattatgaatgtcttaaattttttttagaattagTGTTTATTTgtatgtattattttatttttcaataatattgaagtgttattttagttattttagtaccatcaatttattatttctaacggtttattattataaatagtatCGGATTACTATCAATTGAATctgtatttatttaaattagtataaatatttatttaaattaatttttaaatataattttattatatggtggctttattttatttattttaatttggtacgaattaattttaagtttaattttatttagttttttgtttgatattttagtaaattttctATACCTTATTTCAACCTGCTACGTGGATCTGCAATCCATTGCAttatcaaaaagaaaaatttaaaggaAATGCTAGAGAGATAAGAGTTGCTACAGATGAGTTTTATTTacgttttttatttataaaatttatatttaaattaagaaaataataatttctcaaTATACATAcgattttatatatatgaaatttgatataaatatttatctaataaatataaaaaagcaaatatatatcaaatttaattgCGAAATTTTCACTTGAATGTCGAGAACAATATCATATAATTAATCAATCAAGAAGAAATTGTATAGATTTATTGGGTTATAAGCTTAGCTTTAtaagtattatttaatttaaaaatgtttcaaaaaaaaaaaaacttttcgtTTTCTCATTGAATCGGATCATGGGCCCACCTGTATTTGACCGGGCCACTGAAAATGCTGTACCCAGCTCTCCATTGGGTCAAAATATTGGATAGAATCATCCCTTCTCGAGGTTTAGATCGATTCAGAAGCAGAAACTAAGGTGTTTTCTTTTCTCCTCATTTGCACTTGTTTTCATTTCAGCTATTTTCCTTTGTTGGTTGCTTAGGcaaattttcttcttcttcttcttttcttaatGCTTGAGGCGATGACGCTGATGATCTGTTATGGGAGATGAAAATAGTTTTTAATGGACTTCCATGGCAGCCAAAGCTGTGAACACCCATAGGCTGCAAATAGGATAGATTGGTAAAAAATGTTCAATTTAGATTGATTTTATTGTTGATATGCAagtcttatttattttcattttccaaTTCTCTTTGATACTTAGATTTAACCCAGAATTCAAAGATGGTAATTTTGGTGAATTATACCTGTATTTAGCAGAATCCAGGTCTAATTTAGCAGGTCAAATCAACTATGTATGTGAGGAAAATCCCAGGAAGGGGATCCATCAAAAGTTGGTAGCAACAGGAAGCAAAGTTCCTAATTATCTAACCTATCTGCAAAACAATGTAAAATTCAATGTAAACATGTGAACCAtgaattttaatcaaatttgaaCACGGATTCAAACTTAGGAGGGAGTTctatatttattgaatttggCTTCAAACTTTGACCTTGCTGGATATTTTAATGTCTGCTTTTCCCTGCACTTTTGACAACAGTTGAATGGCAGTTGTTATAATATTAGcataatctctttatatttattGTATGCATGACTTTAGCTGTATTATTCCCAAGCAGctaagttatttttttactaGGCATTGCCCCATTTGAATGGTGCAAGAAGTTTTCTTCTTCATTTGATTGGTAGTGGCATTTAACTATTCTGGTAAGACAGGCTCTGTGGAAGCTGCATATTCTTACTACTATTGAAGCTTTCATAGATTGGACTAAACTGTGGACCAATTATGGCTCCTGCTCCCAAAGGTATTCGTCTATCTGATTCTGTGTTTGAATCAGATTTCATTTTAtactatattaattaattactctTGATCACCATTTTTTCCAATTTACAGGTAAAGCTATTGTGATTATGGGTGTAAGTGGTGCTGGCAAATCGTAAGTTCCATCCTCACTGAATATTTTATGATTTCTTGATTAACCCTGAACTCAATTCTTCACAGCAATTTCTTTTGTCCTGTTCACTGCTGCGTATGCActctttgtaattttttatattttgattaccATGTGCTTCGACAGCACAATAGGTGAGATGCTAGCCAAAGTTTTGAATTGTAGATTTCTTGACGCTGATGATTTCCACTCACAATCAAACAAAGGTTTGACATCTCTAATTGCtgtaattttagttttttcCCCTTGCAAATGcgcatttccttttttttttttgtctgaaTGTGCATATTAATACATGGATTGCCTTGAACTTACATTTTTCAACACTGCAGcaaaaatgaaccaaggcattCCTTTGTCAGATGAAGACCGGCTTCCATGGCTTGAAAGTCTGCGGGATGCGTTAAGGGAGAGCTTAGCTGGTGGAGAAACTGTTGTACTTGGCTGTTCATCTCTGCAGAAGCAATATCGAGAAATTCTTAGATCTGCTGACCCTAATTATAAATTGGGAAGCTATATCAGTACAGTTAAGTTTGTATTGCTGGATGCCAAGGCTGAGGTGCTTGCTGAGCGGCTAAATAAAAGAGCTGCAGAAGGGAAGCATTTCATGCCAGCTACTCTCTTGCAATCACAGTTAGACTTGCTGCAGATTGACGAATCTGAAGGAATATTCAAAGTTGATGCTACTTCAAGTCCTCAAGCAATTGTAAATGACATTAGAAGCTTTGATTTTATGATCAACAGCACTTGAACCATTTTGAGTTTTGACAACATTTCATGTGAAGCAAGTAAATTAACTAATCATTTCTCTACTTTGTATGATTAACAAAACTATATTGGCAGAGGAAAataatttccttttcttttgttcTCCTTTCAATGGTTTCAAATTTAATACGTTTGACTTGGTGCCTCTTCATTTTGACATTTTACACCAAGGACCAAGAAGAAAAGGaggaaagataaaaataaaaaataaaaaaaaaggcacAGAATTTACGGGGTTCGTCACAGTACAGTGACTACATCCACGGAGAAAGGACCTGAATGCTCCTGTCTATTAATAAACATTGATACATCCACTCATCCCCAAAAACCAAAATGGGAATTTCAGGGGCTCTATTAAATGCTATTTTACATACAATCCCATCTACACGGAGAGATTTGAATGGACAATGCAGATCTTGATCGAAACATCTCGGCCTTCTCCTGAAACTGAATTGTCTAGATGGAGGACACTGACAATTAATTGACACCAAACTTCTATTTTAGCCTGCCACATGCAACGAAATGTCACTAGAAAATTATCTTTGATGGCAACAAGGGGCAGCTAGGAAACAAAATGTATGAAAAAACTAACTCTGATTACCTTGGCAGTTGATTGGTCTGAAAAGAAACTGAAGGTGCTTTCTTTAGCTGTTCTTGTCCGAATCACTAGGCACCAAAGATCTATAGAGACCTCAGACTTCAATGAATCCAGCGCCTATCCTCATGATCCTTTTCAGCGGATGCGAGTCAAATGGGAAAAAGGCTCAGGATTTGCTTTTGGAGCAGGTTTAGCCGCTTCTGGGACTCCAAAAACATTCCAAAATCTTAGCGTTTCATCACCTGCTGCTGTTGCCACTGAGCAACCATCTGGACTCTGAAGAAAGTTCATAAAACCAGTAAGCATTTGAACTTTAAAAGAGATGGAAAAAAGAAATCAGAGATTTTTTTTGGGGTTCATTAAATTCCCATTGTTACCTGAGTCATGAAAAGGACTCTAGACGTATGGCCagtgagttctgccattttcaCCATTGATGGATATTTCCAGAGAGTGAGCTGATTCTGAGTAAATCCATGAGAGCTGAGCAATTCCCTCTCATTCTTACTCCACAATAGAGAACAGACTTGAGAACCAGTGTCTACTGAGTTCAAGCAAGCACCAGTGTGTGTATTCCAAAACTTTATGCACCTATCACCACCACCGCCTCCGGTGGCCAGCAAATTTCCTTGGAATGGACACCAAGCGAGAGCTTTCACTGCAGAAGTATGGTCCTCAAGCCTGTGAAGCCATTGTGTAGCAGAATTTGATGATGCTAAGGATCTATCCCATATGTGAACGAGGTTATCGTTGCCTCCACTTGCTAACTGTTGGCCCGAAGCTGACCATTTAAGCCCACAAACCTCTTGTTGATGTCCTCTATAGGTCTCCACAATGTGTGATCTAATTCTTAcatcattattaattatttggCCATCCATTCCTCCAGTAGTAAGGATATGATTGTTCCATGCCAGTGACCCAACTCGTGATCTATGGCCTCCTCTCAATGTTCTAAGCTGCAGACATCAATGGAAGCAAAGCATTCGATGACAAAACCATAGGAAGAAAAGAAGGCCAATAAATCATAGAAAATCAATATCAGGTAACAAACCTGTCGATTAGCAGCAGAATCCCATAACTGGACCTCAGAATTGTTCAAACCAATGGCAATGTGGCGCCCATCGGGAGCCCAATTGACACTGGTAACAGGACCAATTTCATCATCAATTGTCACAAGTTCCGAGGTAGAACCATCAGAAGCATCCCACAAATATACTGTGCTTCCAAGAGCTATAGCTAGAACATTGCTGCTGCCCCAATCCAGTAAGTTCAGGTAGAAATCATCAAGAAGATCAGGAGCATCCAATGTCCTCTCAGAAGTCTACACGATGAATAGATCAATAATCAATAAAGACTAAACTAGATATATCAGCATCTCAATCCAATTGTTTTGCTTAAAAAAACAAAGGCAAACGACAATTGGATATGATACCTGTGGAATGTGTCTTCGGGGCTTGGTGGGTTTA includes:
- the LOC110621345 gene encoding altered inheritance rate of mitochondria protein 25 yields the protein MSWIKRCRFFAEANKFTLSDHGVSWFSKHQNGIPSIGRARSLHCLQLQRGWLPAENDGLWAADVDSLQRLILGSNMLVKYRLSPTSSLWLKQGRMSASRGYAHGLENDPHLSRDFLAQLWIAERKLEKTRKKSRRNGCYGNMPHNRHRWFLNPTGRQFSDGTWTEERSCDHGETVLKQPPPSQSVSGFLKPSSPEEALVAPLLARSNLLITRDIEWANLVLGFEQENRYAVVDVCYPQAPVGFIREQSNVIARQLLRLRRPFVAYITDAMGNELFRVRRPFWWITSSIYAEIGGKEVGVVHRRWHLWRRIYDLYLGNKQFAVVENPGLWNWTFTLKDINGEVLAQIDRDWRGFGFEILTDAGQYVIRFGSSDPRSKSGRAASIQDLEVARPLTLSERAVAVALAISLDNDYFSRHSGWGIPFVAVGE
- the LOC110621376 gene encoding gluconokinase, with translation MAPAPKGKAIVIMGVSGAGKSTIGEMLAKVLNCRFLDADDFHSQSNKAKMNQGIPLSDEDRLPWLESLRDALRESLAGGETVVLGCSSLQKQYREILRSADPNYKLGSYISTVKFVLLDAKAEVLAERLNKRAAEGKHFMPATLLQSQLDLLQIDESEGIFKVDATSSPQAIVNDIRSFDFMINST
- the LOC110621375 gene encoding cell division cycle 20.1, cofactor of APC complex, whose protein sequence is MDAGSVNSSSNLKAQSRFPLQDQVLQRKNSKENLDRFIPNRSAIDWDYAHYMLTEGKKGKDDPAVSSPSREAYRKQLAETLNMNRTRILAFKNKPPAPVELIPQEHTSSSHLQAKPTKPRRHIPQTSERTLDAPDLLDDFYLNLLDWGSSNVLAIALGSTVYLWDASDGSTSELVTIDDEIGPVTSVNWAPDGRHIAIGLNNSEVQLWDSAANRQLRTLRGGHRSRVGSLAWNNHILTTGGMDGQIINNDVRIRSHIVETYRGHQQEVCGLKWSASGQQLASGGNDNLVHIWDRSLASSNSATQWLHRLEDHTSAVKALAWCPFQGNLLATGGGGGDRCIKFWNTHTGACLNSVDTGSQVCSLLWSKNERELLSSHGFTQNQLTLWKYPSMVKMAELTGHTSRVLFMTQSPDGCSVATAAGDETLRFWNVFGVPEAAKPAPKANPEPFSHLTRIR